The following DNA comes from Anopheles coustani chromosome 2, idAnoCousDA_361_x.2, whole genome shotgun sequence.
CACGCTCTCGACTCAGTTTGTGGTACGAGCTGATGTGTATCATAAAGCTATGGGTCACCCAGTAAGAACAAGTTTTTGCCAAAATATGTTCGTGATCAATTGGCTCAGTGTTGGTGATGATTGTGCACGCGTTATCGCTCAGAACACACACTTTGTATTTCTTGCCTTCCCGAGCCAAACGAATTCGCACGATCCTCAGTCGTGTTTCATCTTTCGTTCTGATTGTGCGTTTGAGTGCTTTGAATTACAGCAAATTGAGAGTCATGAATAATAGTAGTTATATGTTGGTGCTATGTTTTGGTGTAGTTTTATCTGCCCGGCTGACAATGGCAATAGGAGGTTTCGAGATGGAGCTTTTAATGACAAAGCTCGATTACTTGCAAGACAAGCTGCAAGAGGTGGAGCAAACTATGAAAAGTTCGCTGAAGGTGAATACCGAGCACAAGTTAATTGAAAATACGATGATAATGGAGAAAAATATCAACTATTTGTAGGAAACGGAGCTTCGTCTACAGGCCAAAATGCATGCAATGGAAGACTCTTTGAAAAAGGTACGGAAGCGTGCAATAGGTGTTGCAATCTTGAAAATCATATCAGTTGAATTTTGTGAAATCAATTGTTGCCTCTTTTGCAGAGTGTGGAGGCATCCGAAGCGAGTACACGAACTAAATTGGAGGAATTGAAGGACCATTTGATGCTCAAAATTGACCACATTCAGGAAACATCGCTAACTGAGCTCAAGAAACtagaagaaaataaggaaattcTTGATATTCTAACGAATTTGATGCCTGCCCCTGTCCGTTCATGTCGTCAAGTTACTAAAAAATCTGGCACGTATCTGTTCCGTTTGTGGAAAAATTCGAAACCATTCGAGGTCTTTTGCGAACAAAATAAGTTCGAAGGCGGCTGGACGGTAATCCAGCATAGGTTCGACGGTTCAGTTGACTTTTATAGGAACTGGACGGAGTACCGCAACGGATTCGGGAATGTAAATGGCGAATTCTGGCTCGGGCTAGAATACGTGCATCAAATTACCAAAAACCGACCGCATGAACTGCTGGTGGAAATGAAAGATTTCCACGGAAACTACGGATACGCTAAGTACGACGAGTTTGAGATAGGGGACGAATCGGAGTTGTATGTGTTGAAGAAGTTAGGGACATACTCAGGGACAGCAGGAGATTCGATGACGACCCACAAGAATCACAAGTTTAGCACATTCGATCGCGACAATGACTCAGGTCCTGATAATTGTGCTAAGAATGCGCACGGAGCCTGGAGGTACACCAACTGCCTCCTTTCCAATTTGAACGGGCGTTATCATAACACAAGAAGAGATGGTGGTGCGATGGTGTGGTACGATTTCAAAAAAGACGTTCGTGGTTTGTCTTACTCACGAATGATGATTCGCGGTATTATTAATTAACGAAAACATAATGCGATTACCTCGTCAGTGAAGATGTTCATCAGCTTCAGCATCTTTGTcccctctctccctcctcTTCCAAATTAAAGTAATAAACCGAGAATTTTATACAAGCATTGCTATGCACAGCAAttgcttttgaataaaaacctgtgaaataatgaaatgttCGTTTGCattcaaagagaaaaaaatcaaaaaagaaagaaacaagggTGAAGAAATAGATTCaaccaaataaaattttcttcttggcgtaacgaccccGAGTTAGTCATGCCTatccgttaagggcttacgagacttgttttcctgttgtacgtggatagtcagtcctctcgtacaggggagggtccggcgctcatgggccgattttataaccggcgctaccgctcggttgTCGCGAACCCCCACTATAGAAGAGTACAATTATTAATAAACGAAATTATCATCGATTGGAAAGACGtcagttgaaatgaaaatttgataGTAAACTTTTCGTTGATCAAACTGTTTAaggaaattaagaaaaaatgttttctaaaTTTCAAATAGTATCAATTTTCCAAGTTCGtagataaatatttaattgatAGTACTTCCATAAGTAAGACTCTCTTGAAAATAGCCACAAACCCAGAGAAACGCAACTTCACCACTTGCATAATGTTGTATGTTAAAATTTATCGCCCCAAGAATGTGTTCGCTACAATCGTTACAAATCGTTTCACACGCAGACATTGGCGTAAATAATTGAAACGCCCTTTGGCTAACTGTTCATGTCATTGTCTCACCTCTTTCTGTCCACATTTCCTCCCTCCCCATCCGACTTACGAATCCCTTCTAGCTAATTCCAACATCCTACATTGTGCATTCATCGAAGGGTGTATACGGTGGACCGCAGACGTGCAACGAGGGTAGTGTTAATCGTGTTTCAAATGCGCTcatgttttcattcatttttcagtACAT
Coding sequences within:
- the LOC131262010 gene encoding fibrinogen-like protein A; its protein translation is MAIGGFEMELLMTKLDYLQDKLQEVEQTMKSSLKSVEASEASTRTKLEELKDHLMLKIDHIQETSLTELKKLEENKEILDILTNLMPAPVRSCRQVTKKSGTYLFRLWKNSKPFEVFCEQNKFEGGWTVIQHRFDGSVDFYRNWTEYRNGFGNVNGEFWLGLEYVHQITKNRPHELLVEMKDFHGNYGYAKYDEFEIGDESELYVLKKLGTYSGTAGDSMTTHKNHKFSTFDRDNDSGPDNCAKNAHGAWRYTNCLLSNLNGRYHNTRRDGGAMVWYDFKKDVRGLSYSRMMIRGIIN